From the Rhizobium sp. ARZ01 genome, the window TTTTCGGGTTATTGAAGAAACTCTCGGGGTCGCCGCTTTCGATGATCGACCCACGATCCATGAAGATCACACGGTCCGCGACGCTGCGGGCAAATCCCATTTCGTGCGTCACGACCATCATGGTCATGCCTTCCTTGGCGAGGCTGACCATGACGTCTAGCACTTCGTTGATCATCTCCGGATCAAGGGCAGAGGTCGGTTCATCGAAAAGCATGATCCGCGGCTGCATGCAAAGCGAGCGGGCGATCGCGACACGCTGTTGCTGGCCGCCGGACAGTTGGCTCGGATAGTTGTTCATGCGGTCGGCAAGGCCGACCTTCTCCAGCAGTTCTTTCCCGCGTTTTTCCGCCTCGGCTTTCGTCAGTCCGCGCACATGGATCGGCGCCAGCGTCATGTTCTCGAGCGCCGTCTTGTGCGGATAGAGATTGAATTGCTGGAACACGAAGCCGACTTCCATGCGCAGCTCGCGCCATGCCGGCGCTTTCGCGCTGAGATCCATGCCATCGACGATAAGCTTGCCTTCCTGAAAGGCCTCCAACCCGTTGACGCAGCGGATCAGCGTACTTTTGCCCGAACCTGACGGACCGCAAACGACAACCACTTCACCTTTGTCGACGCGCAGGTCGATGTCTTTCAGCACATGAAGCGCTTTGCCGAACCATTTGTTCAGACCTTGAAATTCGATCATGGTTATGTCCGATCACAGAATGGGTGATTGTGTGCCGCGCTCGATGCGGCGCGAGAGATAGATCATCGGATAGCAAACGATGAAGTAGCCAAGACCAACCACACCGAAAACCAACAGGCCGTTGGGAATGTTTTGCACGATCATCCAGCCTGACCGCGTCAGGTCCATGATGCCGATGGCCGATACGACCGATGAGTCTTTCACCAGCAGGATGAACTGACCCACCAGCGACGGACGGACGATGCGCAGCGCCTGGGGCAGAATGATCAGGCGCAATTGCTGAGAATAGGTGAAACCCGAGGAAATGGCCGCTTCGCGCTGGCCGCGCGGCACCGCCTTGATCCCCGAGGCGACGATTTCGCCGATGAAGCAGGCCGAGAGGTTGGAAAGCGCGATGACACCGGCCGCAAATGCCGACAATTCAATCCCGACGGTCGGCAGGATGAAGAAGCAAATGAATACCTGCACCAGGAAAGGTGTTCCACGAAACAGATCGATATACAGCCCCGTTGCTGCAGAAAGCCAGCGGTTGCCGCTTGTCCGCAGGATTCCGAACAGCAGGCCGACAGCCACGCCAACGATTAGAGACAGCAATGACAGGGCGACTGTCATGCCGAGACCCTTGAGCAAAACGGGCCAATAATTCAACAAGCGCTCGACTTGAAACCAGAACATATGCCCTCCCTATGATCTTTCGGGCACGCGGTAGATGTGAGACCAGAAGCCGGCAAGCGCCTTCAGCAGGTAATAGATGATCAGGAAGCCCGCGGCCGTCGCCGCCAGCCCTTCAACCGGCATGAAACGATCAAGCGCAATCTGCTGACCAACCCGCGTCAACTCGACAACCGAAATCAATGAGAGCAGCGAGGAGTCCTTCACCAGCACGATCGCCTGCCCGATCATTGGGGAGACGGTCGGCCGAATTGCCTGTGGCAAGACGATCAGACGCATACGCTGGAAGTAGGAAAAACCGGAGCTCAGCGCGGCTTCGAACTGCCCACGTGGAATGGCCAGAATACCGGAGCGGATGATTTCGGCGACGTATGCGCCCGAGTTCAATGACAAGGCTATGATGCCGATCAAGATCTCAGGCAGCACTACTCCGAGGCGCGGCAGGCCG encodes:
- a CDS encoding amino acid ABC transporter ATP-binding protein, giving the protein MIEFQGLNKWFGKALHVLKDIDLRVDKGEVVVVCGPSGSGKSTLIRCVNGLEAFQEGKLIVDGMDLSAKAPAWRELRMEVGFVFQQFNLYPHKTALENMTLAPIHVRGLTKAEAEKRGKELLEKVGLADRMNNYPSQLSGGQQQRVAIARSLCMQPRIMLFDEPTSALDPEMINEVLDVMVSLAKEGMTMMVVTHEMGFARSVADRVIFMDRGSIIESGDPESFFNNPKSDRTRDFLSKVLHH
- a CDS encoding amino acid ABC transporter permease, which produces MFWFQVERLLNYWPVLLKGLGMTVALSLLSLIVGVAVGLLFGILRTSGNRWLSAATGLYIDLFRGTPFLVQVFICFFILPTVGIELSAFAAGVIALSNLSACFIGEIVASGIKAVPRGQREAAISSGFTYSQQLRLIILPQALRIVRPSLVGQFILLVKDSSVVSAIGIMDLTRSGWMIVQNIPNGLLVFGVVGLGYFIVCYPMIYLSRRIERGTQSPIL
- a CDS encoding amino acid ABC transporter permease translates to MLGNLNIRVISEYLPDLWQGFLNTLMLSAAGFAGALIIGVVACALSIQPIRWLRALGVGYIDLIRATPLLAQLYFLYFGLPRLGVVLPEILIGIIALSLNSGAYVAEIIRSGILAIPRGQFEAALSSGFSYFQRMRLIVLPQAIRPTVSPMIGQAIVLVKDSSLLSLISVVELTRVGQQIALDRFMPVEGLAATAAGFLIIYYLLKALAGFWSHIYRVPERS